A single genomic interval of Streptomyces graminofaciens harbors:
- a CDS encoding IclR family transcriptional regulator — protein sequence MSMTADAVPTSASPARTPVSPSPSGAARSAPDRLLAVLAAFDHAHPALSLTDISRRAGLTLTTAHRLVGALTEWGALERDASGVYHVGLRLWEVAALAPRGLALRQIALPYLEDLYEATHENVQLAVRDGDEVVYIEWLSGRSAVGVHIRVGARWPLHATGVGLALLAHAEPESQEAYCETPLAVFTPYTIGEGARLRRVLAEVRRTGVAVSARQVTDDALSVAAPVRGQDGSVVAAVSVVVPQLSAQVPVLTPAVRVAARGISRALGWQP from the coding sequence ATGTCGATGACCGCCGACGCCGTGCCGACGTCGGCGTCACCGGCACGGACCCCGGTGTCACCGTCGCCGTCGGGGGCCGCTCGGTCCGCGCCGGACCGGCTTCTCGCCGTGCTCGCCGCCTTCGACCACGCGCATCCGGCGCTCTCCCTCACCGACATCAGCCGCCGGGCGGGGCTGACGCTCACCACGGCCCATCGGCTGGTGGGCGCGCTCACCGAGTGGGGCGCCCTGGAGCGGGACGCCTCGGGGGTCTACCACGTGGGGCTCAGGCTCTGGGAGGTCGCGGCCCTCGCCCCGCGCGGACTCGCGCTGCGGCAGATCGCACTGCCCTATCTGGAGGACCTGTACGAGGCCACGCACGAGAACGTGCAGCTCGCGGTCCGGGACGGCGACGAGGTCGTCTACATCGAGTGGCTCTCCGGGCGCTCGGCGGTCGGCGTCCACATCCGAGTGGGTGCCCGCTGGCCCCTGCACGCCACGGGCGTGGGCCTGGCACTCCTCGCACACGCCGAACCGGAGTCCCAGGAGGCGTACTGCGAGACCCCGTTGGCCGTCTTCACCCCGTACACCATCGGCGAGGGCGCTCGGCTGCGGCGGGTCCTCGCCGAAGTACGGCGTACGGGTGTGGCGGTGAGCGCCCGTCAGGTGACGGACGACGCCCTGTCGGTGGCGGCGCCGGTGCGCGGCCAGGACGGGTCGGTGGTCGCGGCGGTGTCGGTGGTGGTTCCCCAACTGAGTGCCCAGGTACCGGTGTTGACCCCGGCGGTACGGGTGGCGGCGCGAGGCATCTCACGGGCGCTGGGCTGGCAGCCGTGA
- a CDS encoding serine hydrolase domain-containing protein, producing MADLHGTCTDRFSAVREALAASLDNKDVGASVAVYVDGEPVVDLWGGHADADRTTPWERDTITHTWSTTKTMAALCALVLADRGALDLTAPVATYWPEFAAAGKEGVRVSHVLSHTAGLPAFDAPITVEDLYDWQVPTARLAAQPPAWEPGTEAGYHALTQGYLVGEIVRRVTGRSLGTFFAEEIAGPLGADYHIGLPAEHDHRVAPIIPPTSSPQRGGPPPNPDLPLDVANTTAWRRAEIPSVNGHGNARSVAAVQSLLACGGEARGVRLLSEKGCERALEEQFSGTDHVLGVPMRYGMGYGLNGGQLPNPRTCFWGGWGGSLALVDLDARTSVAYVMNRMIDDGGIGDDRGFMILAAVYEGLAA from the coding sequence ATGGCGGACCTTCATGGCACCTGCACGGACCGATTCTCCGCAGTACGCGAAGCGCTGGCCGCTTCGCTGGACAACAAGGACGTGGGCGCCTCGGTCGCCGTGTACGTCGACGGCGAGCCGGTGGTCGACCTGTGGGGCGGACACGCGGACGCGGACCGCACCACACCCTGGGAGCGGGACACCATCACCCACACCTGGTCGACCACCAAGACGATGGCCGCGCTGTGCGCGCTCGTCCTCGCCGACCGGGGCGCCCTGGACCTGACCGCGCCGGTGGCCACGTACTGGCCCGAGTTCGCCGCAGCGGGCAAGGAGGGCGTACGCGTCAGCCATGTGCTCTCGCACACGGCCGGTCTGCCCGCTTTCGACGCGCCGATAACGGTCGAGGACCTGTACGACTGGCAGGTCCCCACCGCCCGACTCGCCGCGCAGCCCCCGGCCTGGGAGCCGGGCACCGAGGCCGGGTACCACGCGCTCACCCAGGGCTATCTGGTCGGCGAGATCGTGCGCCGTGTCACCGGCCGCAGCCTGGGGACGTTCTTCGCCGAGGAGATCGCGGGCCCGTTGGGCGCGGACTACCACATCGGCCTCCCGGCCGAGCACGACCACCGGGTCGCGCCGATCATCCCGCCGACCTCCTCCCCGCAGCGCGGCGGCCCGCCGCCCAACCCGGACCTGCCGCTGGACGTCGCCAACACGACCGCCTGGCGGCGCGCCGAGATCCCCTCGGTGAACGGCCACGGCAACGCCCGCTCGGTCGCCGCCGTGCAGTCGCTGCTGGCCTGCGGCGGCGAGGCCAGGGGCGTACGGCTGCTGTCGGAGAAGGGATGCGAGCGGGCGCTGGAGGAGCAGTTCAGCGGGACGGACCACGTCCTGGGCGTGCCGATGCGCTATGGCATGGGCTACGGCCTCAACGGCGGCCAGCTCCCCAACCCCCGCACCTGCTTCTGGGGCGGCTGGGGCGGCTCCCTCGCCCTGGTCGACCTCGACGCCCGGACGAGCGTGGCGTATGTGATGAACCGGATGATCGACGACGGCGGAATCGGCGACGACCGGGGGTTCATGATCCTCGCGGCCGTCTACGAGGGCCTGGCGGCCTGA
- a CDS encoding MaoC family dehydratase, translating to MSITVNGIDELKKLEGSDLGTSEWIEVTQERINTFADATGDHQWIHVDPEKAAEGPFGAPIAHGYLTLSLFIPLFTELLDVEGVSTKVNYGLNKVRFPSPVKVGSKIRLVGKLASVEDVPGGVQITVDGTIEIEGAPKPAAVLQSLSRFYA from the coding sequence ATGAGCATCACCGTCAACGGCATCGACGAGCTCAAGAAGCTCGAGGGCAGTGACCTCGGCACCAGTGAGTGGATCGAGGTCACGCAGGAGCGGATCAACACGTTCGCCGATGCCACGGGTGACCACCAGTGGATCCACGTCGACCCGGAGAAGGCGGCGGAGGGCCCCTTCGGCGCGCCGATCGCCCACGGGTACCTGACCCTTTCGCTGTTCATCCCGCTCTTCACCGAGCTGCTGGATGTCGAGGGTGTGTCGACGAAGGTGAACTACGGGCTGAACAAGGTGCGGTTCCCCTCGCCGGTCAAGGTCGGCTCCAAGATCCGGCTGGTGGGCAAGCTCGCTTCGGTCGAGGACGTACCGGGTGGGGTGCAGATCACCGTGGACGGCACGATCGAGATCGAGGGTGCGCCGAAGCCGGCGGCCGTTCTGCAGAGTCTGTCCCGGTTCTACGCCTGA
- the menE gene encoding o-succinylbenzoate--CoA ligase, with translation MRNEGLGSWPARRARKTPQRTALIHGDTSITYGELYERTTRLAHALRASGVRRGDRIAYLGPNHPSYLETLFAAGTLGAVFVPLNTRLAGPEIAYQLADSGAKALVYASGFTGLVAGLPGSSDVRTYVEVGTEYEALLAGAADEPIDQPVTADDTCIIMYTSGTTGRPKGAMLTHGNIIWNAVNVLVDQDIITDERALVSAPLFHTAGLNMLTLPVLLKGGTCVLVEAFVPEATFDLIERHRITFMFGVPTMFDQIGRHPRWADADLSSLRMLSCGGSPVPTPLIAKFQERGLTFLQGYGMTEAAPGTLFLDAEHAVSKAGSAGVPHFFSDVRVVRPDMTPVDVDEPGEVVVRGPHVMPGYWGLPEETAAVFADGWFRSGDAARVDEDGYVFIVDRIKDMIISGGENIYPAEIEDQLLAHPDIVECAVIGVADEKWGEVPRAVVVPREGSALDADEVLASLAGRLAKYKIPKSIVIADELPRTASGKLLKARVRKRFGNG, from the coding sequence ATGCGCAATGAGGGACTGGGGTCGTGGCCCGCCCGCCGGGCCCGCAAGACCCCGCAGCGCACCGCGCTGATCCACGGCGACACGAGCATCACCTACGGGGAGCTGTACGAGCGCACCACGCGCCTCGCCCACGCCCTGCGCGCCTCCGGCGTGCGCCGCGGCGACCGGATCGCCTACCTGGGGCCCAACCACCCCTCGTACCTGGAGACCCTCTTCGCCGCGGGCACCCTCGGCGCGGTCTTCGTCCCGCTCAACACCCGCCTCGCCGGCCCTGAGATCGCCTACCAGCTGGCGGACTCCGGGGCGAAGGCGCTGGTGTACGCGTCCGGGTTCACCGGGCTCGTCGCGGGACTGCCGGGCAGCAGCGACGTCCGTACGTACGTCGAGGTCGGCACCGAGTACGAGGCGCTGCTCGCCGGGGCCGCCGACGAGCCGATCGACCAGCCCGTCACCGCCGACGACACCTGCATCATCATGTACACCTCGGGGACGACCGGCCGTCCCAAGGGCGCGATGCTCACGCACGGCAACATCATCTGGAACGCCGTCAACGTGCTCGTCGACCAGGACATCATCACCGACGAACGCGCGCTGGTCTCCGCCCCGCTGTTCCACACCGCCGGGCTCAACATGCTCACCCTGCCCGTGCTGCTCAAGGGCGGCACGTGCGTCCTGGTCGAGGCCTTCGTGCCGGAGGCCACCTTCGACCTGATCGAACGGCACCGGATCACGTTCATGTTCGGCGTGCCGACCATGTTCGACCAGATCGGCCGGCATCCGCGCTGGGCGGACGCCGACCTGTCGTCGCTGCGGATGCTGTCCTGCGGCGGCTCCCCGGTGCCGACCCCGCTCATCGCCAAATTCCAGGAGCGCGGGCTGACCTTCCTCCAGGGCTACGGCATGACGGAGGCGGCCCCCGGCACGCTCTTCCTCGACGCCGAGCACGCCGTGAGCAAGGCCGGTTCGGCGGGCGTACCGCACTTCTTCAGCGATGTGCGGGTCGTACGGCCGGACATGACACCGGTCGACGTCGACGAGCCCGGCGAGGTCGTGGTCCGCGGTCCGCACGTCATGCCCGGCTACTGGGGGCTGCCCGAGGAGACGGCCGCGGTCTTCGCCGACGGCTGGTTCCGCAGCGGGGACGCCGCCCGGGTCGACGAGGACGGCTACGTCTTCATCGTCGACCGCATCAAGGACATGATCATCTCCGGGGGCGAGAACATCTACCCCGCCGAGATCGAGGACCAGCTCCTCGCCCACCCCGACATCGTCGAGTGCGCCGTCATAGGTGTGGCGGACGAGAAGTGGGGCGAGGTGCCGCGCGCGGTGGTCGTCCCCAGGGAGGGCTCCGCCCTGGACGCCGACGAGGTGCTGGCCTCCCTCGCCGGGCGACTGGCCAAGTACAAGATCCCCAAGTCGATCGTGATCGCCGACGAACTGCCGCGCACGGCCTCCGGCAAGTTGCTGAAGGCGCGGGTGCGCAAGCGCTTCGGAAACGGCTGA
- a CDS encoding SDR family NAD(P)-dependent oxidoreductase produces MPSIDLTGKVAVVTGSGRGLGLAYAQALAAAGASVVVNDIDEAVAEAAVKSITEAGGKAVAEVVPVGTTEAADRLVNRAVEEFGRLDILVTNAGILRDKVLWKMSDDDFDAVISTHLKGTFTCARAAAIRMREQGEGGSLILVGSPAGQRGNFGQTNYAAAKAGIAAFARTWSMELGRAGITVNAIVPVAATAMTETIPVFAPYVEALREGKPFPEFLRKGEGFGTPEDCAALVPFLASEAARGVTGQAIGIGGDKVALWSHPQEIKTAYANGGWTPEALADVWPTSLGAEPQTVGIPAPKIPEA; encoded by the coding sequence GTGCCCAGCATCGATCTCACCGGCAAGGTCGCCGTCGTCACCGGCAGTGGCCGTGGCCTCGGCCTCGCCTACGCTCAGGCCCTCGCCGCCGCCGGCGCCTCAGTGGTCGTCAACGACATCGACGAGGCCGTGGCGGAAGCGGCCGTGAAGTCCATCACCGAGGCGGGTGGCAAGGCCGTGGCCGAGGTCGTCCCGGTCGGTACGACCGAGGCGGCCGACCGGCTGGTGAACCGCGCGGTCGAGGAGTTCGGGCGGCTCGACATCCTCGTCACCAACGCGGGCATCCTGCGCGACAAGGTGCTGTGGAAGATGTCCGACGACGACTTCGACGCCGTGATCTCCACCCACCTCAAGGGCACCTTCACCTGCGCCCGCGCCGCGGCGATCCGGATGCGCGAGCAGGGCGAGGGCGGCTCGCTGATCCTCGTCGGCTCCCCGGCCGGCCAGCGCGGCAACTTCGGCCAGACGAACTACGCCGCCGCCAAGGCCGGCATCGCCGCCTTCGCCCGCACGTGGTCGATGGAGCTGGGCCGCGCCGGCATCACCGTCAACGCGATCGTCCCGGTCGCCGCCACCGCCATGACCGAGACCATCCCGGTCTTCGCCCCGTACGTGGAGGCCCTGCGCGAGGGCAAGCCGTTCCCGGAGTTCCTGCGCAAGGGCGAGGGCTTCGGCACCCCCGAGGACTGCGCGGCGCTGGTCCCGTTCCTCGCCTCAGAGGCCGCGCGCGGTGTCACCGGCCAGGCCATCGGCATCGGCGGCGACAAGGTGGCACTCTGGTCGCATCCGCAGGAGATCAAGACGGCGTACGCGAACGGCGGCTGGACCCCCGAGGCCCTGGCCGACGTCTGGCCGACCTCGCTGGGCGCCGAGCCGCAGACCGTGGGCATCCCCGCCCCGAAGATCCCGGAGGCGTGA
- a CDS encoding PHP domain-containing protein, which yields MSEQRLPAWADPSVSPADLDAQGVSRRGLLRGAGLFGAAFALGSMATPAVAAPGSRRFGGEDPRLAYLVGDHHIHSVYSHDAKYTFSQLAAAGAKYGLDWMVFTEHSNFGHADFGAALEHKEILKARADNPRQLIFQGLEWYIPAAEHCTVFTAPGPHEVDVLTEFESAYDGKLLGYTDGAPDNANTARNEAHAVKAIQWLAEQRRTGYVDDVLVLANHPLRLGIDSPHELRNWRDAAPEIVIGMEGAPGAQGAAIPGWRGTASIRGEYENKPSANSWPGYPAEAYLTHGGFDWSTATVGGLWDAMLAEGKPFSITTNSDAHRIVFDTWRNGDWAAGQNFDNTGKLPDPVNTTTPQPGSDFWPGQFSRTHVGVTRYGYRAVMAGLRAGRVWLDHGHLLDGLDVRLKRDRDHGRGVTLGGRLRVRKGERLTLTVTVTTASRANPRGILPELAHVDVIRGAVRGPVTDRDAWKAPDTKVTHTKDVTGRKGTYTLRIPLTAGEESFYVRLRGSDGKRNGTGYLGASTDPHGPIPHTPGDGDPWEDTWFYSNPVFVDVS from the coding sequence ATGTCCGAGCAGCGACTGCCCGCCTGGGCCGACCCGTCCGTCTCCCCCGCCGACCTCGACGCGCAGGGAGTGTCACGCCGTGGCCTCCTGCGCGGCGCGGGCCTCTTCGGCGCCGCCTTCGCCCTGGGCTCCATGGCGACCCCGGCCGTGGCCGCCCCCGGCTCCCGGCGCTTCGGCGGCGAGGACCCGCGCCTCGCCTACCTCGTCGGCGACCACCACATCCACTCCGTGTACAGCCACGACGCCAAGTACACGTTCTCCCAACTGGCCGCCGCCGGCGCGAAGTACGGGCTCGACTGGATGGTGTTCACCGAGCACTCCAACTTCGGTCACGCCGACTTCGGGGCCGCCCTGGAGCACAAGGAGATCCTGAAGGCCCGGGCCGACAACCCGCGTCAGCTGATCTTCCAGGGCCTGGAGTGGTACATCCCGGCCGCCGAGCACTGCACCGTGTTCACCGCGCCCGGCCCGCACGAGGTCGACGTCCTCACCGAGTTCGAGAGCGCGTACGACGGAAAGCTGCTTGGCTACACCGACGGCGCCCCCGACAACGCCAACACGGCCCGCAACGAGGCGCACGCCGTCAAGGCGATCCAGTGGCTGGCGGAGCAGCGCCGCACCGGATACGTCGACGACGTGCTGGTGCTGGCCAACCACCCGCTGCGCCTCGGCATCGACTCCCCGCACGAGCTGCGCAACTGGCGGGACGCGGCCCCCGAGATCGTGATCGGCATGGAGGGCGCGCCCGGCGCCCAGGGCGCGGCCATCCCGGGCTGGCGCGGCACGGCCTCGATCCGGGGCGAGTACGAGAACAAGCCGTCCGCCAACTCCTGGCCGGGCTACCCGGCGGAGGCGTACCTCACCCACGGCGGCTTCGACTGGTCGACGGCGACGGTCGGCGGCCTCTGGGACGCGATGCTCGCCGAGGGCAAGCCGTTCTCGATCACCACCAACTCGGACGCGCACCGCATCGTGTTCGACACCTGGAGGAACGGGGACTGGGCCGCCGGGCAGAACTTCGACAACACCGGCAAGCTGCCGGACCCGGTGAACACGACCACCCCGCAGCCCGGCAGCGACTTCTGGCCCGGCCAGTTCAGCCGCACCCATGTGGGCGTCACGCGGTACGGCTACCGGGCGGTGATGGCGGGCCTGCGCGCGGGCCGGGTCTGGCTGGATCACGGCCATCTGCTGGACGGCCTCGACGTGCGACTGAAGCGGGACCGCGACCACGGCCGAGGCGTGACCCTGGGCGGCCGACTGCGCGTCCGCAAGGGCGAGCGGCTCACCCTGACCGTGACGGTGACGACCGCCTCGCGCGCCAACCCCCGGGGAATCCTCCCGGAGTTGGCCCATGTGGACGTCATCCGGGGCGCGGTGCGGGGCCCGGTGACCGACCGCGACGCCTGGAAGGCTCCCGACACAAAGGTCACCCACACCAAGGACGTGACCGGCCGCAAGGGCACCTACACCCTGCGCATCCCGCTCACAGCGGGCGAGGAGTCCTTCTACGTCCGCCTGCGCGGCAGCGACGGCAAGCGGAACGGAACGGGTTACCTGGGCGCGTCCACGGACCCGCACGGCCCGATCCCCCACACCCCGGGCGACGGAGACCCGTGGGAGGACACCTGGTTCTACTCGAACCCCGTGTTCGTGGACGTGAGTTGA
- a CDS encoding amidohydrolase family protein produces the protein MNVEELVAIDVHTHAEVSSKGNASLDDELHDASSAYFKVEGKRKPTLEETAAYYRERKMAAVIFTVDAESATGTEPVPNEEVAEAAAANADVLIPFASIDPFRGKAGVKQARRLVEEYGVKGFKFHPSVQGFFPNDRAVAYALYEVIEETGTIALFHSGQTGIGAGVPGGGGIRLKYSNPLHVDDVAADFPHLKIILAHPSFPWQDEALAVATHKPGVHIDLSGWSPKYFPPQLVQYANTLLKDKVLFGSDYPVLTPDRWLADFEKLPIKDEVRPKILKENAARLLGLTKP, from the coding sequence ATGAACGTGGAAGAACTCGTCGCGATCGACGTCCACACCCACGCGGAGGTGTCCTCCAAGGGCAACGCCTCCCTTGACGACGAGCTGCACGACGCCTCGTCCGCCTACTTCAAGGTCGAGGGCAAGCGGAAGCCGACCCTGGAGGAGACGGCCGCCTACTACCGCGAGCGGAAGATGGCCGCCGTGATCTTCACGGTGGACGCCGAGTCCGCGACCGGTACCGAGCCCGTCCCGAACGAGGAGGTCGCCGAGGCGGCCGCCGCCAACGCGGACGTGCTGATCCCCTTCGCCTCCATCGACCCCTTCCGCGGCAAGGCGGGTGTGAAGCAGGCCCGCCGCCTGGTCGAGGAGTACGGGGTGAAGGGCTTCAAGTTCCACCCCAGCGTCCAGGGCTTCTTCCCCAACGACCGCGCGGTGGCGTACGCCCTGTACGAGGTCATCGAGGAGACGGGCACGATCGCCCTCTTCCACAGCGGCCAGACGGGCATCGGCGCGGGCGTCCCCGGCGGCGGTGGCATCCGGCTGAAGTACTCGAACCCGCTGCACGTGGACGACGTGGCCGCCGACTTCCCGCACCTCAAGATCATCCTGGCGCACCCGTCCTTCCCCTGGCAGGACGAGGCGCTCGCGGTGGCCACGCACAAGCCGGGCGTGCACATCGACCTGTCGGGCTGGTCGCCGAAGTACTTCCCGCCGCAGCTGGTGCAGTACGCCAACACGCTGCTCAAGGACAAGGTGCTCTTCGGCTCCGACTACCCCGTCCTCACCCCCGACCGCTGGCTCGCCGACTTCGAGAAGCTGCCGATCAAGGACGAGGTCAGGCCGAAGATCCTCAAGGAGAACGCCGCCCGTTTGCTGGGCCTGACGAAACCGTGA
- a CDS encoding MarR family winged helix-turn-helix transcriptional regulator, whose amino-acid sequence MRGLHADTGYLLYRLGLRSGQLFNVSLQESGLRLRHYALLRFLATSPGALQRELSASLGYDPSAIVGLVDDLEKLGFAERRPSPDDRRSRIIVLTKDGRAFLRDTDEAGQRVTNELLEPLDADERAALHVLLQKVVEAGLG is encoded by the coding sequence ATGCGCGGACTGCACGCGGACACGGGCTATCTGCTGTACCGCCTCGGTCTGCGCTCCGGGCAGTTGTTCAACGTCTCGCTCCAGGAGTCGGGCCTGCGCCTGCGCCACTACGCGCTGCTGCGCTTCCTCGCCACCTCGCCGGGCGCGCTCCAGCGCGAGCTGAGCGCGTCGCTCGGCTACGACCCGAGCGCGATCGTCGGCCTGGTCGACGACCTGGAGAAGCTGGGCTTCGCCGAGCGGCGCCCCTCCCCGGACGACCGGCGCAGCCGGATCATCGTCCTCACCAAGGACGGCCGGGCCTTTCTGCGCGACACGGACGAGGCCGGGCAGCGGGTGACGAACGAACTGCTCGAGCCCCTCGACGCCGACGAGCGCGCGGCGCTGCACGTGCTGCTGCAGAAGGTCGTGGAAGCCGGGCTCGGGTGA
- a CDS encoding LamG-like jellyroll fold domain-containing protein, with translation MCTSHEQGQGESAPQAGAGRRNFLRATALMGAAAAVLPAAAGTAQAAAESPSSAARWRPDPDSRRFTLAVMPDTQYLFDGPSIDKAPVEASLRHLLEHGREENIVFLSHLGDLTQNGAKEECAAIGEAFRLLDRKGVGYSVLAGNHDVRSSTDDQRGSTPYLDVFGPDRFKGHQTYGGASPDGYNTYHLFRAAGLEWMVLALDWRLSAKGFDWAEAVMAQHPKTPVVLTTHELVDEDDSLSSYGQKLWDQLIEDHDQIFLTLNGHYWPAARATRRNAAGNEVHLHLTNYQNRYFGGAAMIRLYRFDLDRNTIDVETISPWILGRAAKGLNELERQEIELSGDADRFSVDIDFADRFAGFAPVPARAARPVSKMLVPGTVAYWRFDGQEDGAAVGGTVRDRSGRGNDLTLVTVGGGTLTYSADHHPDQPGHGSLEFHGGKPPLKGAYLRTVEGAPLNSVTFNTGYTIEAFYRLPADWNPSNHAWAGILGRTGTGGAAGRTQDDPDEPLATLSLSNDREPQWAVRPLNQQGIATNWGQETPLETWWHLAIVNDGEHTTLYVQGCPVVRNPKAAAVGLTSVGLPWILGGYEYAGEIDQILHGRLGDVRIVERALPVKSFMNH, from the coding sequence GTGTGTACTTCGCATGAGCAGGGCCAGGGCGAGTCGGCCCCGCAGGCCGGTGCCGGCCGGCGCAACTTCCTGCGCGCGACCGCGCTGATGGGTGCGGCGGCCGCTGTGCTCCCGGCGGCGGCCGGCACCGCGCAGGCCGCCGCCGAGTCCCCTTCGTCCGCCGCGCGTTGGCGGCCCGATCCGGACAGCCGCCGGTTCACGCTGGCCGTGATGCCCGACACGCAGTACCTGTTCGACGGCCCGAGCATCGACAAAGCGCCCGTCGAGGCCTCGCTGCGCCATCTGCTGGAACACGGCCGGGAGGAGAACATCGTCTTCCTCTCCCACCTCGGCGACCTCACGCAGAACGGCGCGAAGGAGGAGTGCGCGGCCATCGGCGAGGCGTTCCGGCTGCTCGACCGCAAGGGTGTCGGCTACAGCGTCCTCGCGGGCAACCACGACGTGCGGTCCTCCACCGACGACCAGCGGGGCTCGACCCCGTACCTGGACGTCTTCGGACCGGACCGCTTCAAGGGCCACCAGACGTACGGGGGCGCCTCCCCGGACGGCTACAACACGTACCACCTCTTCAGGGCCGCCGGCCTGGAGTGGATGGTGCTGGCGCTGGACTGGCGGCTGTCGGCTAAGGGGTTCGACTGGGCCGAGGCGGTCATGGCCCAGCACCCGAAGACGCCCGTCGTCCTCACCACGCACGAACTGGTCGACGAGGACGACTCCCTGTCCTCCTACGGTCAGAAGCTGTGGGACCAGTTGATCGAGGACCACGACCAGATCTTCCTCACCCTCAACGGGCACTACTGGCCGGCGGCCCGTGCCACGCGCAGGAACGCGGCGGGCAACGAGGTCCACCTCCACCTCACGAACTACCAGAACCGGTACTTCGGCGGCGCGGCGATGATCCGTCTCTACCGTTTCGACCTCGACCGGAACACGATCGACGTGGAGACGATCTCCCCGTGGATTCTGGGCCGGGCCGCGAAGGGGCTCAACGAGTTGGAGCGGCAGGAGATCGAACTCTCCGGCGACGCCGACCGGTTCTCGGTCGACATCGACTTCGCGGACCGCTTCGCGGGCTTCGCGCCGGTGCCCGCCCGGGCCGCGCGGCCCGTGTCGAAGATGCTGGTGCCCGGCACGGTGGCGTACTGGCGGTTCGACGGCCAGGAGGACGGGGCGGCCGTCGGCGGCACGGTCCGCGACCGCTCGGGACGCGGCAACGACCTCACCCTGGTCACCGTGGGCGGCGGCACACTCACCTACTCCGCCGACCACCACCCGGACCAGCCCGGCCACGGCAGCCTGGAGTTCCACGGCGGCAAGCCCCCGCTGAAGGGCGCGTATCTGCGGACGGTCGAGGGGGCTCCTCTCAACTCGGTAACCTTTAATACCGGTTACACCATCGAGGCGTTCTACCGCCTGCCCGCCGACTGGAACCCGTCGAACCACGCCTGGGCGGGCATCCTCGGCCGGACCGGCACGGGTGGCGCGGCGGGCAGGACGCAGGACGACCCGGACGAGCCGCTCGCCACGCTGTCGCTGTCGAACGACCGCGAGCCGCAGTGGGCCGTGCGCCCGCTCAACCAGCAGGGCATCGCGACCAACTGGGGCCAGGAGACGCCGCTGGAGACGTGGTGGCACCTCGCGATCGTCAACGACGGCGAGCACACCACGCTCTACGTCCAGGGCTGCCCCGTCGTCCGCAACCCGAAGGCGGCGGCCGTCGGCCTCACCTCGGTCGGGCTCCCGTGGATCCTCGGCGGCTACGAGTACGCGGGCGAGATCGACCAGATCCTGCACGGCCGCCTCGGTGACGTCCGCATCGTCGAACGGGCTCTGCCCGTCAAGTCGTTCATGAACCACTGA
- a CDS encoding DUF5955 family protein produces MTSGGPERPGDNHGVQIFGGTVSGPVAAGDHAQAVQHNQHAAVTPHAAQVLELLRSLRERLDEADLDPADREAARDAIAEAETEAGAADPQPGPLRRAALVIAGAVAGVNELATYVESLRRIIGAWFATG; encoded by the coding sequence ATGACATCGGGCGGGCCGGAACGGCCGGGCGACAACCACGGCGTGCAGATCTTCGGGGGCACCGTCTCCGGTCCCGTGGCGGCGGGTGACCACGCGCAGGCCGTACAGCACAACCAGCACGCCGCTGTCACACCGCACGCGGCACAGGTGCTGGAACTCCTGCGGTCGCTGCGTGAACGCCTCGACGAAGCGGACCTGGACCCCGCCGACCGGGAGGCCGCCAGGGACGCCATCGCGGAGGCTGAGACGGAGGCCGGGGCGGCCGACCCCCAGCCCGGACCACTGCGGCGCGCGGCACTGGTGATCGCGGGCGCGGTGGCAGGCGTGAACGAACTCGCCACGTATGTGGAGTCGCTGCGGCGGATCATCGGAGCGTGGTTCGCGACGGGGTGA